The nucleotide sequence CCGACTTGGGGCGTCTTCTGAGGATGTGCCGGAAGAAAATGGGTCAAACAAGACGGGCGGAGGTGATGATAGAGGTGAAGAGCTTGGTGGAATTGTGGAATCGGCCAAGTGACTGCGCCGTGTCCTCCGGAAGACTGACGATGGTGGAATATTTAGACCCTCGGGCGGAGGGGAAGACAGAGGAGAACTCGGAGGCTGGGCCACAGCTATTGTTGAACGGGTCGTCCTGGGATTGACCACGGGCATCCCATCTGAGCGGACCTGctgctcttcatcgtccGGGTGGCCTTCGACCTGAATCGTGTCTGCGATCTTTTCGTGTTCCGGTTCGGGATCTTCAAGTTGAACTTCTATTTCTTCCTTCATAGCGACCGGGCCCTCCTCAACCGTGGCAGACACATCGTGAActattcttctcctcttggcTGGCCGGCGAATGTCCAAGTCGGTGGATTTATCATCGCTTGAGCCTTCGTTCAGACGCGCCTGTTGCGCTGCCGCGTCGAATTGGGCGCTGATTAGGGAGTAGAGACCGTTTTCCGAACGAAAATCCTAGTCCGATTAGCCATTACCGACAATTGAGTGTACCAAGAGGTCACTCCAAAGCGCATCTGACAAGCGCTGGAGTGTCTGATAGAGCTCACAGGAATACCCGAATTTGTACTGATCCCAGCACCGGTTACTACGATGACCTTGCGGGCTTTTAGTAGGCCATTGGCGATGTCTTGTAGTTCGTCCTGGGAGTCTCTGGAGACGTGTATAGTCGGCATTGTGGACAATGTGAACAGAGAAAGTCGGCCGCGTCGCGATACAGTTGCAGGCGGGTCTGAGCCGCGATCGCGTGAAGCCGACGACGAGATTCACAAGAGAAGCTTATAACAGAGAGGTTCGAGAGGAGCTTGTCGTCATTATGGTAAGGATACGGTTGTTTCGCCGGGAACGTGAGTGTCTGTGAGGTTGTTTGTGGTGTGAGGTTCAAGTTCACTTAGTAAGGTTGTGGCGGGCGAGTGACTTGGGAGTTAAAGAGGCCCAGAGCTGGGGTCGCGACCGGGAGGGGACCGCGCCGAAGTCGAGTGATCGTCAATGGCCGGTATAAGCAATGATAACAACCAGATTATTACGAGCTAACTTGAAGCCGAACCGTGCCTTTTTGCACTGCTTATTCAAACCGCAAGTGCAGAAGCAGAGAAACAAATATCCAGAAAAATGCCAGAACGCGAGCCCAGGACTTTGTGTCCAAGTCCCTGTTATGTGACGCGCTCTTCCAGAAGGCTGGGCTGAGGGACTTAGGTTCCATGTCGATGGGTCTTGAGTTCAAGGGCCCTAGGGAACCGCTGACGGCAGGCCGCGGGAATGCCGCTAGACCGCTGAACTGCCACTGCCCATCGCACGGCAGTGGTTCCACCGACCCAAACATTGGATGGTCGAATTGATTGACAGTAAGCCTCTGGAAACACACGACAAGAATCCATCAAAGCACCTATCGCTAGCACCCGGCTTTTACCTCAACTGAGCTATTAATTCTATTAAGAAAAATACACTATTTAGAATCGAAAACGGACGGTGGATCTCCCTTCAGATATCGACCAACACGTCAAATAGCTTCTGGAAGTCAGATGGAACCCCCAGGCCTGTGATCGCATCCCAGCCCTTTGCTGCCGGCCAGCCTCCTGGGCTGCCACTCCTACTGAAATCGCACGATCGGCTCTCTCCTTTGGTAACATCCTGGAGAGCTGCTTGCACCTCCTCCGAATATAGAACCTCATTAAGCCATCCCAGCACTTCTTTGCCTTTCCGGACACGTGCGTCGTTGACGAGCGCAAGCATAGCTGCGACGACAGGCGCACTTGCGCTGGTGCCTCTAAGACCAACTGCCTGACCTTTCAAGCGAGTGATGAAACTTGTGGCTGAAATAGAGATGTCAGGTACTCCTCGGTTGCTGGCGTTATAATGGCCGTCGAGATGTccatcaagagccttgacATAGCTCTTGATGGAAGAATCCTGCCACTTCTCACGAGGGAAGTACTGAGAGAAACCGCCTCCACTGAACTCAGCACCTTCAAAGGGCTCAACCCCAGAAGTGACGCCGCCAACGCTTGTGACCCATGGACAAGTTGCGGGGAATACAGACATGGTAACGTCCTTGTCGCTACCGTCATTGGTTCGACAGGTTGAGTTGCTTGCTCCCTTTGCACCTCCATCACCAGAGGCTGCTACGATGGTTGTACCACGCGCTGTCAGAAGACCGAACAAGGAGCAAACACGCTCGGCGTACTTGCGGGGAACTGAGACTTCGTTGTCGCCGTAAGAGACGGAGAGGACATGAGGTATCTCGTCATCagagaggtcaagaaggtAATCGAGGAATTCGAGATAGGGCTCATTGTCGTTGTACTCCTCGGGCAGTTCTTCACCATCGCCGTCCAAGGTAGGCCCACGACCATCGGCAAGATAGTAAGTGATATTGGTCGGATATCCGAGGGCCATACCATACTGAACATCAAGAGCCGCCTCGTTTCCTGAGTCGAAAAGTTCTTGCGAGTTGTTGGCACCGTTGATCAACTGGACCGAGAAGTTGTAACGGGCTTCGTAAAGGGGCTTTGCATATATTCTGAGAAAGTCGTTGCTGTCCTCGTAGTTGGCGTTCTCCTCCAGAAAACCGGCAATACCGAAGCGAATTTGAGAGCTACCATTATAAGCAGGGTAGCTAATGTTGTATTGCTCACGGAGACAGTCGGGGGTGACAGCGCGACTGCAAGGAGTGGCACGCTTCTCGAGCTGTATGGTTTTAAGCATGCTTGGTGTCAGAGCTGGATCGGGAGTGGTGAGTTCCTTCTTGGGTCGCATGAAGTTGGCAATCGGGTGGATGAAGTTGACGGCATTGGCAACAGACTCAGGTACCGAATATTGATTTGTTCGGAGAACAGGCTTCTGGTCCTCAAACTTGTAGAATCCAATCTTGGTATCGAGGAGTTCTTCCGCAGCCTTGACAGTTGTCTTGACATGAATCCAATCCTTGTCTGGCGTTGCCTTTGCTGCGACTCCTTTACTCTTCAACCATCCCAGTACCTGGCCGACATCTTTTTGATCCGGATCTCGGAGGGCGAGTGCCTCTTTTTGAGTGAGGTGGTTCTGTGTGTATTTCCCAGATGTACAATCGCGTCTTCGTAGGCTCGTCTTCAGGTTGTCGATATCAGGCTGTCGCAAAGCGATAGAGAGCCGCAACGTATGGCTAGGATCGACAGCCTGGTCGATCTTTTCCCATCCGACTGGAAGGACAGAAGTGTCTTCAACTTTGACGAATTTGGCCGTACTGAAGCCAGCCAGGGCCAAGGCTGTAAAGAATATCATAGGAACCATGGTCCTGTTTAACACAGCCAGTGTGCGAGAAAAGTATTAAAGCAAGAACTAAATCTTGTAATGTTTTGGACAAGGTGATCAGAAGATTATCGTTTAGGTGCAAAGACGGGAGGTGCCGTCTGTCGAATGAAGTAATTGATATCCTTTCTTCCAAGTTCCCAGTAACAACTGTATGCGAGAACCCTTCCTTTTCGATCGACGAAACAAACACGACATGATCTGTGAAACGACGCGGCATTGTCTATAATATGTATGCTACCAACAACTCCACTGCCATAGGGGGATCGCTGTACTCCGTAATGCCGTCATATTAACGGGGCCCAGCAGCTAAAAATGGCGGATCTGAAACTTCATTTCTTCACATTAAAGCGGGTTTACAATATAGGGAGGCGTTTTTTCGTGTTGCTTGCACATCACAATATGGAGCTTTGAACTCCAAGCAAGGCAGTTAGATCGCAAATTGAGCATTTGAAAGCAGAAAATTTGCTTAGCGAAGGAAAGAGAGTTTATAGCTGAGTCGTGTAGGCAACTTGTTTGTCCAGTTATAGCTTTCTTTTAGAGGTTGTTGGGACAATAGTCTGGAGTATGATGCCATGAAATGGATCTTTTTAACAGACAGAGTTGATGCTAACGGCTTCCAGTATCGGCTcgaggggaggaaagaaaagccaggaccttgaccctaggCAATGAAAATATTgagtaaatttagcctaagcttagggtgctctttgctaagtttattttgacaccttgtaTTCAGGTTCAgtattttcttgccccctgagggCGGCTCCACCAAGTTTCTTTCGACTCCACTGAGTCCATTCTGAGTAGTGAATTGCACGTGTCTGATCACCTGACGATAGCCGCTGGGGTTTTCAGGCGGGGCGGCACCAGCGGGGAGTACCATCGAGCCTCAAAATTTCTCGGATGGACCGATGAACTCCCCGCTACACAACGCCACGCTCTTCATGTTATTGCCTTGTTGTCCACAGAAGCCGAGGATGTTGTGCAGAGACTCGCATTTGCATTTTTATTTACAACTCAATGTTCCGTAAAATACCGCATGACCTCGGGCTTAATAGTCTTGCAAACTCCGAAGTCTCCCAGTCTCGATCGACCATGGGTGAATAGAGACTACTGCACCTGTAGGGGCCGGCTCAACTATCCGCTTTGATCTCAGCCCAGAGACTTCAACTGTCTTGACAGGGCGAGGCGAGCCAAGACTCAGAACGCTCAATCATCTCCGCCTTGTTCGCCCCCATCCGCCGCTAGCTTCGAGTGAtgatgctcaagaagctgtgATTTGTTCTCTTGCTGTCAAAGGGTGCAACTCATCGTTCCCGAGTCACCTCAGACCATTTTGTGCGCAGTCAAGTCCACCAACCAATATCCACCATGTTGCAGGATTCTTTGGCCTTTCAAGCTCCACAGCCGATGGTCCGAAGAAAGTGACGACGACCCGAAGACGCTAGTGATTCTTGTCGAGACTCCTCTCACTGTATTGGTCAACCAGTTTCTTCATCCTAGTCCCGGGTCCCTGGTGGCTTCATCGTGGGGTTTGCAATTGGTCAAAGAAACTACATACCGCAATTCTTATGCACCTTAACCCAGCTCTTTCATTTGAGCTTACACGCTGTGTGCGTGGGATTAACTGTTACCCACGGCTTCACGCCAATTAAGATGAGCTTTGGTCTGTCGTGCACACTCTCCCCGGAGTTGCTCGAGCATTCAGGCCACCCAGAATTCAGTTGTGGACGTGACACCTCCGCTGTTAGACCCAGAGAAGCGTGGGTGCAAGACCAGCAGGGTTTTACTTCAGCAGCTCGTTTCGAGAGCTATGTATGCTTAAGAACCTGGGCCTATGCTCGGATTGTTGATCCaacttttctcttttctttctccctCAACCCATCTGCGCGTCGGTTTCTGTGTCTTACAACAGCAGATTTCGAGTGACATCTTCATATTCACAGTGTTTATTTGCTTCTATTGATCCTTGCAGACCATACGTGACCTCTCATTATGACTGCTTCTGAACATCTGAATGTTTTCAAGGGCCCTGAGTCGGTTCGCAACTATTTCGATCCTGAACAATCACCACCTTTGCCCCTTGTTGAAATCCCTGATAGCCTCAACCCATACCGTCAAGATGGTGTCCGAATCTATGCTAAGATGATGACCATGCATCCTGCAACAAATGTCAAGGTGATGCCAGGTTAGTGCTCCAATCTCACACAAAGCCACCGAGCATATAGCTGATTCCCGCAGCTATGAACTTATTAGAAAAGGGTGTAGAGCCCGGCAACACGAAGACAATCGTCGAGAGCAGCTCAGGTTCTACTGTCATCTCAATGGCCATGGTTGCTCGCGCTTTTCACGGCATCGACGACGTCCACGCTTATCTGAGCAACAAGACAAGTGAGACAAAGTTGCGCATGATGCAGTTCTTTGGCCTCAACGTGTAAGCAGCATAGCAGCTTTGCCCTTCAAGATAACGACTAACAAACGAAAAGGACTCTATTTGGTGGACCTGCTCAGCCTACACCTGTCGATGAGCGAGGTGGCATTCGGGCTGCAGCTCGAAAGGATGCAGAATCTGAGTCTGTGTGCAGTCCCAATCAATACATCAACGACGATGTGAGCTCTGTACTGTAATTCGCATGAAAAACCATAACTAACAGGTCGCAGAATTGGAAAGCCCATGTGCGATGGACTGGTCCTCAAATCCACCGTCAACTCCCCGAGATCAATGTGATTGCTGCGTCAATGGGCACAGCTGGTAAGgcttatattcttttaattcaGGCCGTTAATTAACAACCGATACAGGCACTATGACCGGACTCGGCACCTATTTCAAGCAGGCGAAGCCTTCCGTGTACAGAATTGCGTAAGTACACTGCCCTGAGCCTTCAAGAATGAGATCTAATGTTTATAGTGTATGCACCAACGCTGGAGAACGTGTCCCTGGCCCTCGAGAATACTCGTTAATGAGTGAGGTTGAGTTCCCATACCTAGCATCTCACGATGCTCTCGAGGAAGTTGGCGCCCCAGACTCATATTCCCTTTCATTGGACCTTACTCGACAGGGTATTGTCTGTGGCCCCTCATCGGGCTTCACTCTGAAAGGATTGTTCCAACGTATTGAG is from Fusarium musae strain F31 chromosome 4, whole genome shotgun sequence and encodes:
- a CDS encoding hypothetical protein (MEROPS:MER0078639), which encodes MVPMIFFTALALAGFSTAKFVKVEDTSVLPVGWEKIDQAVDPSHTLRLSIALRQPDIDNLKTSLRRRDCTSGKYTQNHLTQKEALALRDPDQKDVGQVLGWLKSKGVAAKATPDKDWIHVKTTVKAAEELLDTKIGFYKFEDQKPVLRTNQYSVPESVANAVNFIHPIANFMRPKKELTTPDPALTPSMLKTIQLEKRATPCSRAVTPDCLREQYNISYPAYNGSSQIRFGIAGFLEENANYEDSNDFLRIYAKPLYEARYNFSVQLINGANNSQELFDSGNEAALDVQYGMALGYPTNITYYLADGRGPTLDGDGEELPEEYNDNEPYLEFLDYLLDLSDDEIPHVLSVSYGDNEVSVPRKYAERVCSLFGLLTARGTTIVAASGDGGAKGASNSTCRTNDGSDKDVTMSVFPATCPWVTSVGGVTSGVEPFEGAEFSGGGFSQYFPREKWQDSSIKSYVKALDGHLDGHYNASNRGVPDISISATSFITRLKGQAVGLRGTSASAPVVAAMLALVNDARVRKGKEVLGWLNEVLYSEEVQAALQDVTKGESRSCDFSRSGSPGGWPAAKGWDAITGLGVPSDFQKLFDVLVDI